TTAGCTATTGCCATTACAGTAACTTCAGGATGGAGAGGTGGTTTTATTATCCCGCTGTTCTTTGTGGGAACTACATTAGGATTAATTATTCATAATTTATTTCCGAGTGTAGATACTACCTTAGCCATTGTAAGCTGCATGGCTGCAATCAATGCCTGTGTGACAAGAACTCCGATGAGTACTACCATTATTCTGGGAACACTAACGGGGTTTACTTATTTTGTTCCGATTTTGTTCGCAAGTCTTACAGGATATTTCCTGGCTCCTAGGATTCCGTTTATTGGTTCCCAGTCGGAAAAGTTAGTACAAGAATAATATCTTATATAAATAAATGCTGATCTATTTTTAAGATCAGAAGGTATCAAAAAAGTTCAGGTAGTTCCTGAGCTTTTTTTGATTTTTATAAAGAGAAACTTTCTTTCATCCACTTAAGCTTAGTGAAGCTTTTCAGAAACTTTGCCTGTAGAGAAATATATTTTTCCTGAGCATCAATCATCTTATTTTCCCTCGAATTAATGAGGAAAAGAGAGCTTTCACCATTCGTGTACCTTATTTCTTCAGCAGTAAGTAATTTCTGATAATTCACAAGATTGTTTTTAGAAAGATTAATTTGTGTATGATAATTGACAAGCTCGTTTTTATAGGTTTCAATCTTGGTATGAAGTTCTCTCTTTTTAACTTGGGTATCAAGCTGGTTTTGCTGTATTTTGATTTTAGCAATCTGATAATTCGCTCTGGCTTCTCTTTGGAATACCGGAATTTCAAGCTTTAAGCCATATTGAAAATTATTGTCAAAAAGTGGAAGATAATCTGCCTGATAATTTTCTTTGTTGAAGAAATTATAGGTAAAATCGAGTTTAGGAAGAAAACTTTGCCACTTCAGTTTACGTTCGCTTTCTAAAATTTGGTGTTTCTGATCATAATAAAGAACAGACCAATGAGTATCAATTTCCTTTGTGCTAAGCTCCTGAAGGAGAAATTCAAAATCCGAATAAGCAGGATGATCCGAAAGATGATTGGAAGGATATATAATATTGGAGATTTCATAAATCTCTTGCTTATCTTTCCATAAAAATAACTGCAGCTTCTGTGTGTTTCTGACAAAGTTTAGATAGGCTTCTTTCTGCTGAAGTTCAAAACTTTGCAGTTGTGAGCTGGCTTCAACTGTATCTATCGCTGCTCTTTCTCCATATTCGAAGGTCTTTTGGGTGAGGTTTAAACGTTTTTTATTGATTTCTACCGCTTTAGCCTGTAGTTGATAAATCTCAAAACTTTGTACCCATTCCCAATATGTATTTTCAGCTTCAAGAAGAAGTTCGTTGGTCAGAATAGTCTGTTCTGCTTCAGTCATTTTTACGGCAAATTTTGCCTGATCCAAGATCGCTCTACGTTTATCATACAAAAGGTTTTTGGCTA
This Chryseobacterium sp. G0162 DNA region includes the following protein-coding sequences:
- a CDS encoding TolC family protein; the encoded protein is MKKQSKILFILILSFFQDGLAQDSLTISAQEFISVVKNYHPLALKYQLQNKIAQSEITKARGAFDPVLGGKIGEKNIDGTQYYRQKNLELGIPTWYGIDLTAGYQNLNGEKLNSSDTKGGLYSMGVTVPLAKNLLYDKRRAILDQAKFAVKMTEAEQTILTNELLLEAENTYWEWVQSFEIYQLQAKAVEINKKRLNLTQKTFEYGERAAIDTVEASSQLQSFELQQKEAYLNFVRNTQKLQLFLWKDKQEIYEISNIIYPSNHLSDHPAYSDFEFLLQELSTKEIDTHWSVLYYDQKHQILESERKLKWQSFLPKLDFTYNFFNKENYQADYLPLFDNNFQYGLKLEIPVFQREARANYQIAKIKIQQNQLDTQVKKRELHTKIETYKNELVNYHTQINLSKNNLVNYQKLLTAEEIRYTNGESSLFLINSRENKMIDAQEKYISLQAKFLKSFTKLKWMKESFSL